One Aquisediminimonas profunda genomic region harbors:
- the xylB gene encoding xylulokinase, whose translation MYLGLDIGTSGVKAVILDALGRVVAQATTPLSVSRPHELWSEQDPDAWWGATEATILQFPSVLRAGIKGIGLAGQMHGATLLGIDDRPLRPAILWNDGRAFAECAELEASVPDLRNIVGNIAMPGFTAPKLAWVRRHEPEIFEQIKTVLLPKDYVRLCLTGEKASDRSDSAGTLWLDVGARNWSDVLLAATGLTREHMPRLYEGAEVSGSLRAELAARWGMDTVPVAAGAGDNAAGAAGVGVISDGDALLSLGTSGVIFVATRDFRPNPAGAVHAFCHCLPDTWHQMSVHLSAASCLDWAGGLTGLDVPALLAAAEQAGAAAGPELFLPYLSGERTPHNDPHVRGAFLRLSNETDPGRLAVAVLEGVAFAHADGLAALRAAGTRIEKLSVIGGGARSRFWGTVFASVLGLPLDYLDGGEVGPALGAARLANIATTGAEPSEICTRPLVRETILPDLALAERLAPKVEKFRAAYPALKRF comes from the coding sequence ATGTACCTAGGGCTCGATATTGGCACCTCGGGGGTAAAAGCGGTCATTCTGGACGCGCTTGGTCGAGTCGTTGCCCAGGCCACTACTCCGCTTTCGGTCTCGCGGCCTCACGAACTGTGGTCCGAACAGGATCCCGACGCATGGTGGGGCGCAACCGAAGCTACGATCCTCCAGTTCCCGTCTGTGCTTAGAGCCGGGATCAAGGGCATAGGCCTTGCCGGGCAAATGCATGGCGCCACCCTGTTGGGAATTGATGATCGGCCCCTTCGACCTGCAATATTGTGGAACGATGGGCGAGCTTTTGCGGAATGTGCCGAGCTTGAAGCGTCCGTCCCCGATTTGCGCAATATTGTCGGCAACATCGCCATGCCGGGCTTTACGGCACCAAAGCTCGCTTGGGTGCGTCGGCACGAGCCGGAGATTTTTGAGCAGATCAAGACGGTCTTGCTGCCAAAGGACTATGTCCGATTGTGCCTGACGGGTGAAAAGGCCAGCGATCGTTCGGATAGCGCTGGCACGCTCTGGCTTGATGTCGGGGCCCGCAATTGGTCGGACGTCCTGCTTGCAGCAACCGGCCTCACAAGGGAGCATATGCCGCGCCTCTATGAAGGCGCCGAAGTCAGCGGTTCGCTCCGCGCTGAATTGGCCGCCCGCTGGGGCATGGACACTGTCCCCGTTGCGGCCGGGGCAGGAGACAATGCCGCGGGAGCCGCGGGAGTTGGGGTTATTTCAGACGGTGACGCACTCCTGTCGCTCGGCACATCCGGGGTGATCTTCGTTGCCACCCGCGATTTCCGTCCAAATCCGGCCGGTGCGGTGCATGCGTTCTGCCATTGCTTGCCCGACACTTGGCATCAGATGAGTGTACACCTGTCCGCCGCCTCTTGCCTGGACTGGGCAGGCGGCCTGACGGGTCTTGACGTACCGGCTTTGCTCGCTGCTGCAGAGCAGGCCGGTGCAGCAGCGGGACCGGAACTGTTCCTCCCCTATCTTTCGGGCGAACGCACACCGCACAACGATCCTCATGTCCGTGGAGCCTTTCTCCGGCTATCGAACGAGACTGATCCGGGACGATTGGCCGTCGCAGTGTTGGAAGGGGTGGCCTTTGCCCATGCCGATGGCCTTGCGGCCCTGCGTGCTGCCGGAACCCGGATAGAGAAGCTTTCGGTTATCGGCGGCGGCGCACGTTCTCGATTTTGGGGGACAGTTTTCGCTTCGGTTCTTGGCCTGCCGCTCGACTATCTTGATGGTGGCGAGGTCGGCCCTGCACTCGGCGCGGCGCGCCTTGCAAACATTGCAACGACCGGAGCCGAACCTTCGGAAATCTGCACTCGACCGCTGGTGCGTGAAACGATCCTTCCCGACCTGGCGCTTGCCGAACGCCTCGCTCCAAAAGTCGAAAAATTCCGCGCAGCCTATCCAGCGCTAAAACGCTTTTGA
- a CDS encoding GMC family oxidoreductase, with translation MGQFDYIIVGAGSAGCVLANRLSANPETRVLLIEDGGTNQHPFIKMAGGFVKIMGNPAYFRAYPVAKQPGRRSEMHAYGRGLGGSSAINGTWYLPGMPSDYDNWAAQGLTGWGWDEISRCVAKFEDYRAPGAHAGRGRGGEQQITPSDYAGPVFDALMSAFEQVGMPQVPDITAPGITGVGRSQYTVDRMGQRQSTYEAFVKPVRNRPNLTILNPAAVKRIKFEGGRASGVSCERNGQEEVHNAGEVIISAGVYGSPQLLQLSGIGPGAAVQGLGIGIVHDLPAVGQNFADHQKLGVSFDLRNHPGTNREFIGWRLYRNALRYFLTRSGPLARVGMPLTGLISTEGLTSWPEFQVAAAPFAMRTINEMAENPGSPLTPRPGLTFSGYHLRPRSRGMVTVTSPDFRISPEVDPKMWSDPYDQQKALELFHLFRKLATMPALEQFIGSERMPGAQVTDEALLVEEVRKLTECGLHGTGTCSMGTDPMTSVTDKRCRVHGVEGLRVVDCSIMPTPVSGNTNGPAIAVAERAAELILEDARR, from the coding sequence TTGGGCCAGTTTGATTACATCATTGTCGGTGCGGGTTCGGCAGGCTGTGTGCTTGCTAATCGGCTGAGCGCGAATCCGGAAACCCGCGTCCTCCTGATTGAGGACGGCGGCACCAATCAGCACCCATTCATCAAAATGGCCGGCGGATTTGTGAAGATCATGGGCAACCCTGCCTATTTTCGTGCGTATCCAGTGGCCAAACAGCCCGGCAGGCGCAGCGAAATGCACGCATATGGACGAGGATTGGGCGGGAGTTCGGCAATCAACGGCACCTGGTATTTGCCAGGCATGCCCAGCGACTACGACAATTGGGCCGCGCAAGGCCTGACCGGTTGGGGCTGGGACGAAATTTCGCGATGCGTCGCGAAGTTCGAAGACTATCGCGCGCCCGGTGCCCATGCCGGACGCGGTCGCGGCGGCGAACAGCAGATCACGCCCTCCGACTATGCAGGCCCTGTGTTCGACGCGTTGATGAGCGCGTTCGAGCAAGTCGGCATGCCGCAAGTGCCCGACATCACTGCACCGGGGATCACTGGTGTCGGCCGGTCTCAATATACCGTCGACCGCATGGGCCAACGCCAGTCAACATATGAAGCCTTTGTAAAGCCGGTGCGCAACCGCCCCAACTTGACGATTCTGAACCCGGCCGCCGTCAAGCGGATCAAGTTCGAAGGAGGGCGCGCGAGCGGCGTCAGCTGTGAGCGGAATGGCCAGGAGGAGGTTCATAATGCTGGCGAAGTAATCATTTCAGCGGGAGTCTATGGCTCACCTCAGCTTCTCCAACTTTCCGGCATAGGCCCGGGCGCGGCAGTGCAGGGATTGGGCATAGGCATCGTTCACGACCTCCCCGCCGTGGGGCAGAATTTTGCCGATCACCAAAAGTTGGGCGTATCGTTCGATCTCCGCAATCATCCCGGCACCAACCGGGAATTTATTGGCTGGCGGCTTTACCGTAACGCCTTGCGCTATTTCCTTACGCGCTCGGGTCCGCTGGCCCGCGTGGGCATGCCTCTGACCGGGCTGATCTCAACCGAGGGGCTGACCAGTTGGCCCGAATTCCAGGTCGCTGCGGCCCCCTTCGCGATGCGCACAATCAACGAGATGGCCGAAAATCCCGGCAGCCCGCTGACACCCCGGCCAGGTCTGACCTTTTCCGGCTATCATCTGCGCCCGAGAAGTCGCGGCATGGTGACAGTCACGTCGCCCGATTTCCGCATTTCGCCCGAAGTCGATCCCAAAATGTGGAGCGATCCCTACGATCAGCAAAAGGCTCTGGAGCTCTTCCATCTTTTCCGAAAACTCGCCACAATGCCCGCGCTGGAACAATTTATCGGCAGCGAGCGGATGCCCGGTGCGCAGGTGACGGATGAGGCACTTCTGGTCGAAGAAGTGCGCAAACTGACCGAGTGCGGTCTCCACGGCACAGGAACCTGTTCGATGGGCACCGATCCAATGACGTCGGTAACCGACAAGAGATGCCGCGTCCATGGCGTCGAAGGCCTTCGAGTCGTCGATTGCTCGATCATGCCGACCCCTGTTTCGGGCAACACAAATGGACCAGCCATTGCGGTTGCGGAGCGCGCGGCCGAATTGATCCTTGAGGATGCGCGCAGATAG
- a CDS encoding C-glycoside deglycosidase beta subunit domain-containing protein: MLPVERVIGEEGLSVGPDGLRLAMRLPWYRSLPFSTVEVASLSIDGEAVDLSAANVEYEGESWPLADLGEQTNAFWFVRDSAFLHLPNRSATAGSEHSVALTVNVSPPYIPGMKRANPQTQVLRVA, encoded by the coding sequence ATGCTGCCGGTCGAACGGGTTATTGGAGAAGAGGGGCTTAGCGTAGGTCCGGATGGCCTTCGGCTCGCCATGCGCCTGCCGTGGTATCGCTCACTGCCGTTTTCGACGGTCGAGGTGGCCAGCCTGTCAATCGACGGCGAAGCCGTCGACTTGTCCGCAGCCAATGTGGAGTATGAAGGCGAAAGCTGGCCGTTGGCCGATCTGGGTGAGCAGACCAACGCTTTCTGGTTCGTTCGGGACAGCGCCTTCCTCCATTTGCCCAATCGCAGCGCCACAGCGGGTAGCGAACATAGTGTCGCGCTCACGGTCAACGTCAGCCCTCCATACATTCCCGGCATGAAGCGGGCCAATCCGCAGACCCAAGTTCTGCGCGTCGCCTGA
- a CDS encoding sugar phosphate isomerase/epimerase family protein produces the protein MATNTGPQVGVTLYSFTNPWLTRKFELDGLLREVAKRGMGPNIEIIGFQSFKEFPDVSDEFAEQFKMLMAETGLNPVSCAINSDRFLRPGQQPIDDASLVEYHKRQLRSAKKMGFKLVRYQFALPVELLPQIAPYAEELDIRMGVEVHAPMWSGHPAVQAYGEMYDKLDTPYLGWIPDFGGTASRIPESMLNAARAVGAKESLLDKLKEVWIEPGMSHEKAGRLREWAIAEGHPPAHIQAASLAFFILANNDPKSWAALVDRTIHIHGKFYGMDADGREEAIDYGTILPLFRDGGFDGTLVSEWEGHAYLPDDGFDQVEAHQSMCRRIFAGG, from the coding sequence ATGGCAACGAATACCGGCCCCCAAGTGGGCGTAACGCTATATTCCTTCACCAATCCCTGGTTGACCCGCAAGTTCGAACTTGATGGTCTGCTGCGTGAAGTCGCCAAGCGCGGCATGGGACCGAATATCGAAATCATCGGATTCCAGTCCTTCAAGGAATTCCCTGACGTCTCGGATGAATTCGCTGAGCAGTTCAAGATGCTCATGGCCGAAACCGGGCTCAACCCGGTTTCATGCGCGATCAATTCAGACCGCTTCCTCCGGCCCGGCCAGCAGCCGATCGATGATGCGTCGCTCGTTGAATATCACAAGCGACAGCTGCGCTCGGCCAAGAAAATGGGCTTCAAACTCGTTCGCTACCAATTTGCGCTGCCGGTGGAACTGCTGCCGCAGATCGCACCCTATGCCGAAGAACTCGACATTCGCATGGGCGTCGAAGTCCACGCGCCGATGTGGTCCGGGCATCCGGCTGTTCAGGCCTATGGCGAAATGTATGACAAGCTCGACACGCCGTATCTTGGATGGATTCCGGATTTCGGAGGCACCGCAAGCCGGATTCCGGAATCAATGTTAAACGCTGCCCGCGCTGTTGGTGCAAAGGAAAGCCTGCTCGACAAGCTCAAGGAAGTCTGGATCGAGCCGGGAATGAGCCATGAAAAGGCAGGCCGTCTGCGCGAATGGGCGATTGCGGAAGGTCATCCGCCGGCACACATCCAGGCTGCAAGCCTTGCCTTCTTCATCCTCGCCAACAATGATCCGAAGAGTTGGGCCGCGCTGGTCGACCGGACGATCCACATTCATGGCAAATTCTATGGCATGGATGCCGACGGGCGTGAGGAAGCGATCGATTATGGAACCATCCTGCCCCTTTTCCGCGATGGCGGCTTCGATGGGACGTTGGTCAGTGAGTGGGAAGGCCACGCCTATCTACCGGATGACGGGTTCGATCAAGTCGAGGCGCATCAGTCGATGTGCCGCCGCATTTTCGCGGGAGGTTAG